One segment of Falco peregrinus isolate bFalPer1 chromosome 4, bFalPer1.pri, whole genome shotgun sequence DNA contains the following:
- the SKA3 gene encoding spindle and kinetochore-associated protein 3 isoform X7: MKASEILMERNAADLEKIRELFQKYSYKTCLEDSTEEEEVVNSDSPVSVQKESGEEKADDVPHLPACTVTSMVPKDPLQTPQLSDFGLSQYAFSKPWIAVKEQHATSAHQENSKNRTPLKPQTTYVLPKTPKCMLKMDDYECVTPKLEHFGISKHTTCMNEDYTMSLIRKIPQTSKKLFEEDDLKVNVPEIISREIMVTPRPKSNVTAENAAGWLASPMMLEFCTPDVQICSRKNTIVSARSPKTNKLSPPSHTGTPELPDFETRWLKTEAKQVKQGGKNESVTKDDTTDKQHIEDSIPFLVTSDEYLKDFEDPSPPKIKNYDDQLLSTPPSPEITRIPDDILQILSKYNKKVDSPKAKEMETKAANATRSESDFSNDCHKENRGYPGYVKPNT, translated from the exons ATGAAGGCAAGTGAAATACTGatggaaagaaatgcagcagatCTTGAAAAAATAAGAGAGCTGTTCCAGAAATACAGCTACAAAACATGTCTCGAAGACTCTACAG aagaggaagaagtagTTAACAGTGATTCGCCAGTGTCTGTCCAGAAGGAATCtggtgaagaaaaagcagatgatgTACCTCATCTTCCTGCTTGTACTGTGACGTCAATGGTGCCCAAAGACCCACTGCAGACCCCCCAGCTTTCTGATTTTGGTCTTTCGCAATATGCTTTCTCCAAACCTTGGATTGCAGTGAAAGAACAACATGCAACAAGTGCACATCAAGAAAATTCAAAGAACAGGACCCCACTAAAACCACAGACCACCTATGTTTTgcccaaaaccccaaaatgtatGCTGAAGATGGACGATTATGAGTGTGTGACACCAAAACTTGAACACTTTGGCATTAGTAAACATACCACATGTATGAATGAGGATTATACAATGTCACTTATTCGCAAGATTCCTCAGACAAGCAAGAA GTTGTTTGAAGAAGATGATCTTAAAGTCAATGTACCAGAAATTATATCCAGGGAGATCATGGTTACTCCTAGGCCAAAATCAAATGTGACAGCTGAGAATG cagctggctggctggcttctCCTATGATGCTAGAGTTCTGTACTCCTGATGTGCAAATCTGTTCCAGAAAAAATACTATAGTATCAGCAAGGTCACCAAAGACAAACAAACTATCTCCTCCCAGTCATACAGGAACACCAGAGTTGCCAGATTTTGAAACAAGATGGCTAAAAACAGAAGCTAAG CAGGTaaagcagggaggaaagaatGAGTCAGTGACAAAGGATGACACAACAGATAAACAACACATAGAAGATAGCATTCCTTTTCTTGTGACCTCTGATGAGTATCTTAAAGATTTTGAAGACCCTTCTCCtcccaaaataaaaaactatGATGACCAGTTACTCAGTACTCCTCCATCTCCAGAAATAACAAGGATACCGGATGATATTCTACAG ATTCTGTCCAAGTATAATAAAAAAGTAGATTCTCCTAAAGCCAAGGAAATGGAGACGAAGGCAGCAAATGCTACAAGATCTGAAAGTGATTTTAGTAATGACTGCCACAAAGAGAACAG AGGATATCCTGGATATGTCAAGCCAAATACCTGA
- the SKA3 gene encoding spindle and kinetochore-associated protein 3 isoform X6 → MRIKDYEDESPIRLFSDLCCEIETLKEDVNASLNKSCSEKQTIHEFMKASEILMERNAADLEKIRELFQKYSYKTCLEDSTEEEEVVNSDSPVSVQKESGEEKADDVPHLPACTVTSMVPKDPLQTPQLSDFGLSQYAFSKPWIAVKEQHATSAHQENSKNRTPLKPQTTYVLPKTPKCMLKMDDYECVTPKLEHFGISKHTTCMNEDYTMSLIRKIPQTSKKLFEEDDLKVNVPEIISREIMVTPRPKSNVTAENAAGWLASPMMLEFCTPDVQICSRKNTIVSARSPKTNKLSPPSHTGTPELPDFETRWLKTEAKQVKQGGKNESVTKDDTTDKQHIEDSIPFLVTSDEYLKDFEDPSPPKIKNYDDQLLSTPPSPEITRIPDDILQILSKYNKKVDSPKAKEMETKAANATRSESDFSNDCHKENRGYPGYVKPNT, encoded by the exons gAAGATGTTAATGCCAGTCTTAATAAGAGttgctctgaaaagcaaacaattcATGAGTTTATGAAGGCAAGTGAAATACTGatggaaagaaatgcagcagatCTTGAAAAAATAAGAGAGCTGTTCCAGAAATACAGCTACAAAACATGTCTCGAAGACTCTACAG aagaggaagaagtagTTAACAGTGATTCGCCAGTGTCTGTCCAGAAGGAATCtggtgaagaaaaagcagatgatgTACCTCATCTTCCTGCTTGTACTGTGACGTCAATGGTGCCCAAAGACCCACTGCAGACCCCCCAGCTTTCTGATTTTGGTCTTTCGCAATATGCTTTCTCCAAACCTTGGATTGCAGTGAAAGAACAACATGCAACAAGTGCACATCAAGAAAATTCAAAGAACAGGACCCCACTAAAACCACAGACCACCTATGTTTTgcccaaaaccccaaaatgtatGCTGAAGATGGACGATTATGAGTGTGTGACACCAAAACTTGAACACTTTGGCATTAGTAAACATACCACATGTATGAATGAGGATTATACAATGTCACTTATTCGCAAGATTCCTCAGACAAGCAAGAA GTTGTTTGAAGAAGATGATCTTAAAGTCAATGTACCAGAAATTATATCCAGGGAGATCATGGTTACTCCTAGGCCAAAATCAAATGTGACAGCTGAGAATG cagctggctggctggcttctCCTATGATGCTAGAGTTCTGTACTCCTGATGTGCAAATCTGTTCCAGAAAAAATACTATAGTATCAGCAAGGTCACCAAAGACAAACAAACTATCTCCTCCCAGTCATACAGGAACACCAGAGTTGCCAGATTTTGAAACAAGATGGCTAAAAACAGAAGCTAAG CAGGTaaagcagggaggaaagaatGAGTCAGTGACAAAGGATGACACAACAGATAAACAACACATAGAAGATAGCATTCCTTTTCTTGTGACCTCTGATGAGTATCTTAAAGATTTTGAAGACCCTTCTCCtcccaaaataaaaaactatGATGACCAGTTACTCAGTACTCCTCCATCTCCAGAAATAACAAGGATACCGGATGATATTCTACAG ATTCTGTCCAAGTATAATAAAAAAGTAGATTCTCCTAAAGCCAAGGAAATGGAGACGAAGGCAGCAAATGCTACAAGATCTGAAAGTGATTTTAGTAATGACTGCCACAAAGAGAACAG AGGATATCCTGGATATGTCAAGCCAAATACCTGA